The Chroicocephalus ridibundus chromosome 3, bChrRid1.1, whole genome shotgun sequence genome has a segment encoding these proteins:
- the FBXO5 gene encoding F-box only protein 5 isoform X2 has product MKRDFDCTSLPAGFAPLKSAVEKTRLEESCSLNYEEGFCKSCAEDHQKILLSDSNHAATRNLELEDEGRPVHNKENKQVTQTLDEGIYEMEALENSKFNEDSGYSSMLSSQYADAIEHDDSIPLAGNLCGTPKHCLKNQNQAQFSKKTLLPVIHYEEMICSTLKKSGKRNLKSWAVVDKIVLRGKVELCNLIGKKMGLDKIDILAELFQKNLKHILANILRHLSEMDLVNFAKVSTTWQKILQDDKWIFQMYNKAVKNLSNGAKAPEHAATRDFVVYRAALASIQKATPPKNLSKKGTRSKASKNHSRLTEFSEAAKTLKNTESLKVCHRCGSPAKYDSYLQRATCNRESCSFDFCTKCMCSYHSSSDCMSGKPVKPSSKLGPLPGTKKSKQNLRRL; this is encoded by the exons ATGAAACGCGATTTTGATTGTACGTCTCTTCCTGCTGGGTTTGCACCATTGAAGTCTGCTGTGGAGAAAACAAGACTGGAAGAATCCTGCTCCTTGAATTATGAGGAAGGCTTTTGTAAAAGCTGTGCTGAAGACCATCAGAAAATACTTCTTAGTGACTCAAACCATGCGGCCACCAGAAATCTAGAACTTGAAGATGAAGGAAGACCTGtacataataaagaaaataaacaagtaacACAGACGCTTGATGAAGGTATCTATGAAATGGAGGCACTGGAAAACAGCAAATTTAATGAGGACAGTGGTTATTCCTCTATGTTAAGTAGCCAATACGCTGATGCAATAGAACATGATGATAGTATACCTTTGGCTGGGAATCTCTGTGGCACACCAAAGCATTGTCTCAAGAACCAAAACCAAGCACAGTTTTCAAAGAAGACTTTGTTGCCAGTAATCCATTACGAAGAAATGATTTGCTCGACTTTGAAAAAAAGTGGTAAAAGAAATCTCAAGTCTTGGGCTGTAGTGGACAAAATTGTTCTCAGGGGAAAGGTTGAACTTTGTAACCTAATTGGAAAGAAAATGGGATTAGACAAAATAGACATTCTTGCCGAACTCTTCCAAAAGAACCTGAAGCATATATTAGCAAATATCTTAAGGCATCTCAGTGAGATGGATTTAGTAAA TTTTGCCAAAGTCAGCACAACATGGCAGAAGATTCTACAAGATGACAAATGGATTTTCCAAATGTATAATAAAGCTGTGAAAAACCTTTCT aaTGGCGCTAAGGCACCAGAACATGCAGCAACAAGGGACTTTGTTGTCTACCGAGCAGCTTTAGCTTCCATTCAGAAAGCAACCCCACCAAAAAACTTGAGTAAAAAAGGCACCAGATCCAAAGCATCTAAGAATCACAGCAGGCTCACGGAGTTTTCTGAG GCTGCCAAGACCTTGAAAAACACTGAAAGCCTTAAAGTCTGCCATCGCTGTGGCTCACCTGCAAAGTATGACTCCTACCTACAAAGAGCAACGTGTAATCGTGAAAGCTGTAGCTTTGACTTTTGCACAAAGTGCATGTGCAGCTACCACAGCTCCAGTGACTGTATGAGTGGCAAACCAGTGAAACCCAGCTCTAAGCTAGGGCCGCTTCCTGGgactaagaaaagcaaacagaatctACGGCGATTGtga
- the FBXO5 gene encoding F-box only protein 5 isoform X1 codes for MHKDTNKIIESNLNHSFKMKRDFDCTSLPAGFAPLKSAVEKTRLEESCSLNYEEGFCKSCAEDHQKILLSDSNHAATRNLELEDEGRPVHNKENKQVTQTLDEGIYEMEALENSKFNEDSGYSSMLSSQYADAIEHDDSIPLAGNLCGTPKHCLKNQNQAQFSKKTLLPVIHYEEMICSTLKKSGKRNLKSWAVVDKIVLRGKVELCNLIGKKMGLDKIDILAELFQKNLKHILANILRHLSEMDLVNFAKVSTTWQKILQDDKWIFQMYNKAVKNLSNGAKAPEHAATRDFVVYRAALASIQKATPPKNLSKKGTRSKASKNHSRLTEFSEAAKTLKNTESLKVCHRCGSPAKYDSYLQRATCNRESCSFDFCTKCMCSYHSSSDCMSGKPVKPSSKLGPLPGTKKSKQNLRRL; via the exons ATGCATAAG gatacaaacaaaataattgaatcaAACCTTAACCACTCTTTCAAAATGAAACGCGATTTTGATTGTACGTCTCTTCCTGCTGGGTTTGCACCATTGAAGTCTGCTGTGGAGAAAACAAGACTGGAAGAATCCTGCTCCTTGAATTATGAGGAAGGCTTTTGTAAAAGCTGTGCTGAAGACCATCAGAAAATACTTCTTAGTGACTCAAACCATGCGGCCACCAGAAATCTAGAACTTGAAGATGAAGGAAGACCTGtacataataaagaaaataaacaagtaacACAGACGCTTGATGAAGGTATCTATGAAATGGAGGCACTGGAAAACAGCAAATTTAATGAGGACAGTGGTTATTCCTCTATGTTAAGTAGCCAATACGCTGATGCAATAGAACATGATGATAGTATACCTTTGGCTGGGAATCTCTGTGGCACACCAAAGCATTGTCTCAAGAACCAAAACCAAGCACAGTTTTCAAAGAAGACTTTGTTGCCAGTAATCCATTACGAAGAAATGATTTGCTCGACTTTGAAAAAAAGTGGTAAAAGAAATCTCAAGTCTTGGGCTGTAGTGGACAAAATTGTTCTCAGGGGAAAGGTTGAACTTTGTAACCTAATTGGAAAGAAAATGGGATTAGACAAAATAGACATTCTTGCCGAACTCTTCCAAAAGAACCTGAAGCATATATTAGCAAATATCTTAAGGCATCTCAGTGAGATGGATTTAGTAAA TTTTGCCAAAGTCAGCACAACATGGCAGAAGATTCTACAAGATGACAAATGGATTTTCCAAATGTATAATAAAGCTGTGAAAAACCTTTCT aaTGGCGCTAAGGCACCAGAACATGCAGCAACAAGGGACTTTGTTGTCTACCGAGCAGCTTTAGCTTCCATTCAGAAAGCAACCCCACCAAAAAACTTGAGTAAAAAAGGCACCAGATCCAAAGCATCTAAGAATCACAGCAGGCTCACGGAGTTTTCTGAG GCTGCCAAGACCTTGAAAAACACTGAAAGCCTTAAAGTCTGCCATCGCTGTGGCTCACCTGCAAAGTATGACTCCTACCTACAAAGAGCAACGTGTAATCGTGAAAGCTGTAGCTTTGACTTTTGCACAAAGTGCATGTGCAGCTACCACAGCTCCAGTGACTGTATGAGTGGCAAACCAGTGAAACCCAGCTCTAAGCTAGGGCCGCTTCCTGGgactaagaaaagcaaacagaatctACGGCGATTGtga
- the MTRF1L gene encoding peptide chain release factor 1-like, mitochondrial isoform X1, which produces MRLLSRVLRAAQGCRAAALPPPRRPRAAPGGGRAAGTQPRRGLSARPGLDELFAAPSLHRLLEARAQGGARPELAARIQRLRDKERELCDTRELARQDESEDFQKLAETEIASCEEEIAELKKEIVLLLIPSEETDKSDLVMEVTAGVGGQEAMLFTSEIFDMYQRYAAYKQWKFEVLEYFPSEIGGLRHAVASIAGLEAYKYMKFEGGVHRVQRVPKTEKQGRIHTSTMTVAILPQPTEMKLQINPKDLRIETKRASGAGGQHVNTTDSAVRIVHIPTGIVSECQQERSQIRNKEKAMQMLSAKLYNAKLEEETKKRNSVRKIQVGTKGRSEKIRTYNFPQDRITDHRISRSVHHIESFMLGEEMLDEMIQTLREYADYESLMEIISESEKENLS; this is translated from the exons ATGCGGCTACTCTCGCGAGTTCTCCGCGCGGCGCAAGGCTGCCgggccgccgcgctgcccccgccgcggAGACCCCGCGCAGCGCCGGGCGGGGGCAGGGCGGCGGGGACGCAGCCGCGCCGCGGGCTGAGCGCCCGCCCCGGCTTAGACGAACTGTTCGCCGCCCCGTCCTTACACCGCCTGCTGGAGGCGCGGGCGCAGGGCGGGGCGAGGCCGGAGCTGGCAGCGCGGATCCAGCGGCTGCGCGACAAGGAGCGGGAGCTGTGCGACACGCGGGAGCTGGCGCGGCAAG ATGAGAGTGAAGATTTCCAGAAGCTTGCAGAAACGGAAATCGCCTCCTGTGAAGAAGAGATAGCTGAACTGAAAAAGGAG ATAGTGTTGCTTTTGAttccttcagaagaaacagaCAAGAGTGATCTTGTCATGGAAGTAACTGCTGGAGTTGGAGGGCAGGAAGCCATGCTGTTCACCTCGGAGATATTTGATATGTATCAACGATATGCTGCCTATAAACAGTGGAAATTTGAAGTATTAGAATACTTTCCCAGTGAAATAG GTGGTCTAAGACACGCAGTTGCCAGTATAGCAGGTCTTGAGGCTTACAAGTACATGAAATTTGAAGGAGGAGTGCATCGTGTTCAGCGGGTgccaaagacagaaaaacaaggacGCATTCACACCAGCACAATGACTGTTGCAATATTACCCCAACCCACTGAG ATGAAGCTGCAAATTAATCCAAAAGATCTACGGATCGAAACAAAGCGAGCTAGTGGAGCTGGAGGCCAGCATGTCAATACCACAGACAGTGCTGTACGGATAGTTCATATTCCAACAG GGATCGTGTCTGAATGTCAGCAAGAAAGATCTCAAATTAGAAACAAAGAGAAGGCTATGCAAATGTTATCTGCTAAACTCTACAATGCCAAACTGgaagaagaaaccaaaaagaGAAACAGTGTTCGAAAGATTCAA GTTGGCACAAAAGGAAGATCGGAGAAGATCCGAACATACAACTTTCCACAGGACCGGATTACTGACCACAGGATAAGCAGATCAGTGCATCATATTGAGTCTTTCATGCTAGGGGAAGAAATGCTAGATGAAATGATACAAACTCTGAGAGAATATGCTGATTATGAATCtttaatggaaattatttcagaaagtgaaaaagagaatCTATCCTGA
- the MTRF1L gene encoding peptide chain release factor 1-like, mitochondrial isoform X2: protein MEVTAGVGGQEAMLFTSEIFDMYQRYAAYKQWKFEVLEYFPSEIGGLRHAVASIAGLEAYKYMKFEGGVHRVQRVPKTEKQGRIHTSTMTVAILPQPTEMKLQINPKDLRIETKRASGAGGQHVNTTDSAVRIVHIPTGIVSECQQERSQIRNKEKAMQMLSAKLYNAKLEEETKKRNSVRKIQVGTKGRSEKIRTYNFPQDRITDHRISRSVHHIESFMLGEEMLDEMIQTLREYADYESLMEIISESEKENLS from the exons ATGGAAGTAACTGCTGGAGTTGGAGGGCAGGAAGCCATGCTGTTCACCTCGGAGATATTTGATATGTATCAACGATATGCTGCCTATAAACAGTGGAAATTTGAAGTATTAGAATACTTTCCCAGTGAAATAG GTGGTCTAAGACACGCAGTTGCCAGTATAGCAGGTCTTGAGGCTTACAAGTACATGAAATTTGAAGGAGGAGTGCATCGTGTTCAGCGGGTgccaaagacagaaaaacaaggacGCATTCACACCAGCACAATGACTGTTGCAATATTACCCCAACCCACTGAG ATGAAGCTGCAAATTAATCCAAAAGATCTACGGATCGAAACAAAGCGAGCTAGTGGAGCTGGAGGCCAGCATGTCAATACCACAGACAGTGCTGTACGGATAGTTCATATTCCAACAG GGATCGTGTCTGAATGTCAGCAAGAAAGATCTCAAATTAGAAACAAAGAGAAGGCTATGCAAATGTTATCTGCTAAACTCTACAATGCCAAACTGgaagaagaaaccaaaaagaGAAACAGTGTTCGAAAGATTCAA GTTGGCACAAAAGGAAGATCGGAGAAGATCCGAACATACAACTTTCCACAGGACCGGATTACTGACCACAGGATAAGCAGATCAGTGCATCATATTGAGTCTTTCATGCTAGGGGAAGAAATGCTAGATGAAATGATACAAACTCTGAGAGAATATGCTGATTATGAATCtttaatggaaattatttcagaaagtgaaaaagagaatCTATCCTGA